In the genome of Phlebotomus papatasi isolate M1 chromosome 2, Ppap_2.1, whole genome shotgun sequence, one region contains:
- the LOC129800938 gene encoding uncharacterized protein LOC129800938: MSLKTKRGVIKGSVTRIIRFVESLDESQLIIPSIQEELKAKLEYLTEVRDKLSNLHEQIIAEDGVNVAEEENSFDELYATIDNLDTSIRVIINKKNTASNAEVEKPPKSSHGSNENLSDSKFDTFVDKFSKVLEKLSGRDEIDNVKLEPIKVPTFSGSYEDWPTFKDIFLSSIGNSQLPDSHKMQYLISYLKDEPLRTVQRLKICDANYRAAWELLSETYDDLSAIINDSIQRFLSLPNIKPSSQASVREFRTTCNSILHSLDTMQATGRDIWLVYWASQRLDHDSKILWANTIKGKVPTWERFDSFLEGRAKALAIYTPPIEKTPTIKSQPPPKAILRSKPSTTNLLTTDSSSVCDCCKEGQHRLYKCPKFEALSPFDRLEFVKSHNLCRNCFGKHMTKHCQSSKCKKCSIKHSTLLHDAYPSSSTSSQSTTPQTQKPALSEHTPTTSTSKDTPVTQTVAVSSTVLSSHTVSKVFLATAVVKILDRDNNVHLCRAILDSGAQMNLMTQELCQKLKLNKSSSSVVICGVTNSHSVAKHQTDTIVQSRLNDVHLEFNSLVVPKIAGDLPNWEVDTKSIPLPQNVILADPTWNVTQPIDILIGAAQYFDIVKDESIKLGPGLPQLKNTDFGWIIVGAHTSPQQPTSNLTCCLTTLSSIDKTLKKFWEVENVPSNPPPSQEHKEVEQLFSETTFRDSTGRYVLHLPLRSIVENLGDNKDNATRQFLRLEKRLAKSPELKADYANSIQQYLNEGFLEPISNNESSLPVYYLPHHPVVKESSTTTKIRVVYNASSRSSTGLSLNDVLKVGPTVQPELVATLMLFRRYPIALSADIRQMYPQFLLHPPHRDLQRILWRNSTSEPIKEYRLTGVCFGVASSPFLATRALNQLAVDEQESYPRASHAILHNFYVDDCLLSCHTIDEALNTQQQLINLTQSAGLTLTKWCSNRKELLQMTDDSTTSLDVPEHSVSTLGMKWNAQRDVFHYDFSTDESPATTKRQVFSVIARLFDPEGFLGPLVVRGKIFMQSLWQLGLSWDDQLPLDLLSTWETYLEDLKNISIIEIPRWASTVKSPTSEELHMFCDSSQVAYGAVLYYVTADENHRSSHLIYAKSRVAPLAKLSIPRLELLSAVLGAQIMDKFRTILNITSCFYWTDSMVVYHQIRSSQNKFDSFVVHKIGMIHTLSQREDWHHVPGILNPADIISRGSTVQNLHSSSLWWHGPSFLLQPTSEWPQPNSIENQSFLLASLPEETQSALPPPDFISKLVSESSDYSQVTRVLAISFRFLSVASKSSHSFGPISVTEIHHAEVMLLKWEQNAKLSEVAKAIENNTLNSNRSMKTYKYLSPFIDKDGLIRVGGRLSQSDESYDTRHPILLPKGELARLITTHEHRKNLHAGPQLLLSILRQRFWPLGARNLTRQVVHNCVRCIRCKPRLQQQFMGDLPQERVIATSPFHNTGVDFCGPMWVRPDLKRGGTPRKAYVAVFICLSTKAVHLELVSNLSCEAFIAALRRFAARRSAPLHVFSDNATNFTSADKELQSLLDSQVCQDELSSTATSMGITWHFQPPRSPHHGGLWESAVKSLKHHLLRTIGDRCFTYEDLYTILTQVESILNSRPLTALSDDPSEPSCLTPGHFLVGKPLNAVPSPSLQEIPLNRLDHWQLCQQIIQKFSHRWRLEYLTELQRRTKWFSPQPNLKIGDLVIIHEDNAPSHQWPLGIIHQLHPGKDSKVRVVTVRTPKGLYKRSIAKICRLPSPEDDQLSTTQKDPSGLQGGACNG, encoded by the coding sequence ATGTCACTGAAGACAAAGAGAGGCGTAATTAAGGGGTCGGTGACACGAATAATTCGTTTTGTGGAGTCTTTGGATGAGTCTCAATTGATTATCCCGTCAATCCAAGAAGAGCTTAAAGCTAAACTCGAGTATCTTACGGAAGTCAGGGATAAGCTTTCAAATTTGCATGAGCAAATAATTGCGGAAGATGGGGTGAATGTGGCTGAGGAAGAAAATAGCTTTGATGAACTTTATGCCACAATCGACAATCTCGATACTTCCATTAGGGTTATCATCAACAAAAAGAATACTGCATCTAACGCTGAGGTTGAGAAACCCCCCAAGTCATCTCATGGTTCCAATGAAAACCTATCCGACTCAAAATTTGACACTTTCGTGGACAAATTCTCAAAAGTGTTGGAGAAGTTGTCAGGCCGTGATGAAATTGATAATGTAAAGCTCGAGCCAATCAAAGTTCCCACCTTCTCCGGGTCATATGAAGATTGGCCAACATTCAAGGACATTTTCCTGTCCTCTATTGGGAATTCTCAGCTTCCAGATTCTCACAAAATGCAATATCTCATTTCATACCTGAAAGATGAGCCCCTAAGGACAGTACAACGTTTGAAAATCTGCGATGCAAATTATCGTGCTGCTTGGGAACTCCTCTCAGAAACATATGATGATCTTTCTGCTATAATCAATGACAGTATTCAGAGATTTCTTTCCCTACCAAATATCAAACCTTCTTCTCAAGCGTCTGTCCGTGAGTTCCGTACTACTTGCAACTCAATTCTGCACTCTCTCGATACAATGCAAGCAACGGGACGGGATATATGGCTTGTTTATTGGGCATCCCAACGCCTAGACCATGATTCCAAGATTCTATGGGCTAATACAATAAAGGGAAAGGTTCCAACATGGGAGCGCTTTGATAGTTTTCTTGAGGGACGTGCAAAGGCACTTGCGATCTACACGCCTCCAATCGAGAAAACCCCTACTATAAAATCTCAACCCCCTCCAAAGGCTATTCTTCGCTCAAAGCCGTCCACAACCAACTTGCTAACAACTGATTCTTCTAGTGTTTGTGATTGCTGCAAGGAGGGACAACACAGACTTTACAAATGTCCCAAATTCGAGGCACTCAGTCCATTCGACAGATTAGAGTTCGTCAAGTCTCATAATCTTTGCCGAAATTGTTTTGGGAAGCACATGACAAAGCATTGTCAGTCCTCAAAGTGCAAGAAGTGTTCAATAAAGCATTCAACGTTGCTACATGATGCATATCCCTCCTCGTCTACTTCATCACAATCTACTACTCCACAAACTCAAAAACCTGCTCTATCCGAACATACCCCTACAACCTCGACTTCAAAGGATACACCTGTCACTCAAACTGTCGCCGTATCCTCTACTGTTCTCTCTTCACATACTGTCAGCAAGGTCTTTCTGGCTACTGCAGTGGTGAAAATCCTGGATAGAGACAACAATGTTCATCTTTGCAGGGCCATCCTAGACTCGGGTGCCCagatgaatttgatgactcaGGAACTCTGtcaaaagctaaaattgaaCAAATCCTCCTCCTCTGTCGTGATTTGTGGAGTTACTAATTCTCACAGCGTCGCAAAGCATCAGACAGACACTATTGTTCAGTCTCGACTCAATGACGTACATCTTGAATTCAATTCTCTGGTAGTTCCGAAAATCGCAGGAGATCTCCCTAATTGGGAAGTAGACACTAAATCCATCCCACTTCCTCAGAATGTTATTCTGGCAGACCCTACCTGGAATGTCACTCAACCAATTGATATCCTTATTGGTGCTGCTCAATACTTCGACATTGTGAAGGATGAGTCTATCAAATTGGGTCCTGGACTTCCCCAGCTGAAGAACACGGACTTTGGGTGGATTATTGTCGGAGCCCATACATCACCACAGCAGCCTACCTCCAATCTCACTTGCTGTCTCACTACTCTCTCAAGTATCGATAAAACCCTAAAGAAGTTTTGGGAAGTCGAAAATGTTCCTTCTAACCCTCCACCATCTCAGGAACACAAGGAAGTTGAGCAATTGTTTTCTGAAACTACGTTCAGGGACTCAACCGGCAGATATGTTCTTCACCTTCCTCTTCGATCCATTGTTGAAAACTTGGGGGACAACAAGGACAATGCAACTCGCCAATTTCTACGTTTGGAGAAACGCCTTGCCAAAAGTCCTGAACTCAAAGCTGACTATGCCAACTCCATTCAACAATATCTCAATGAAGGTTTTCTTGAGCCCATCTCCAATAATGAGAGTTCCCTGCCTGTCTACTACCTTCCACATCATCCAGTGGTAAAGGAATCTTCAACGACCACAAAGATCCGTGTTGTCTACAACGCTAGCTCTCGCTCATCCACTGGACTGAGTCTCAATGATGTGCTAAAAGTTGGGCCTACCGTTCAGCCTGAACTTGTCGCTACTCTCATGTTGTTCAGAAGATATCCCATTGCACTCAGCGCTGACATTCGTCAAATGTATCCGCAGTTCCTCCTCCATCCTCCTCACAGGGACTTGCAGAGGATACTTTGGAGAAATTCCACTTCTGAGCCGATTAAAGAGTACAGGCTTACTGGAGTCTGTTTTGGCGTTGCGTCCTCGCCTTTCTTGGCCACACGGGCACTCAATCAGCTAGCTGTGGATGAACAGGAGTCATATCCAAGAGCCTCTCATGCCATTCTCCACAACTTCTACGTAGATGATTGCCTGCTTTCTTGTCATACAATTGACGAAGCTCTCAACACTCAACAGCAGCTGATCAATCTTACTCAATCAGCTGGTCTCACTCTCACCAAGTGGTGTTCAAACCGCAAGGAGCTTCTTCAAATGACCGATGATTCTACGACCTCTCTCGATGTTCCTGAACATTCCGTCAGCACCCTTGGAATGAAGTGGAATGCGCAACGTGACGTATTTCACTATGATTTCTCAACAGACGAGTCACCAGCTACAACAAAGAGACAAGTCTTCTCCGTTATTGCTCGACTGTTTGATCCTGAGGGTTTTCTGGGTCCGCTTGTTGTCAGAGGCAAGATATTCATGCAGTCACTTTGGCAATTGGGACTTTCATGGGATGATCAGCTACCACTGGACCTCCTTTCCACATGGGAAACTTACCTAGAGGATCTCAAAAACATTTCGATCATCGAAATTCCTCGTTGGGCCTCCACTGTCAAATCTCCCACCTCGGAAGAATTGCATATGTTCTGCGACAGCAGTCAAGTCGCATATGGTGCAGTTCTGTACTATGTGACAGCAGATGAAAATCATCGGTCATCTCACCTCATCTACGCAAAATCCAGGGTAGCTCCACTTGCAAAGCTGTCCATTCCTCGACTGGAGCTTCTCAGTGCAGTTCTTGGTGCTCAAATAATGGATAAATTCCGCACTATACTAAACATCACCAGCTGCTTCTATTGGACAGATTCAATGGTCGTTTACCATCAAATACGATCGTCTCAGAACAAGTTTGATAGTTTCGTTGTTCACAAAATCGGAATGATTCATACACTATCTCAACGTGAGGATTGGCATCATGTCCCAGGGATTCTTAATCCAGCGGATATCATCTCACGGGGATCTACTGTGCAAAACCTACACTCTTCATCGCTTTGGTGGCATGGTCCATCCTTTCTACTCCAGCCAACCTCAGAATGGCCTCAACCAAATTCTATCGAAAATCAGTCATTTTTGCTGGCATCTCTACCGGAAGAAACACAATCTGCACTTCCACCACCAGACTTCATATCCAAACTTGTATCAGAGTCTTCTGACTACTCACAAGTTACACGGGTACTTGCCATTTCTTTCCGGTTCCTCTCTGTAGCCAGCAAATCTTCTCATTCATTTGGCCCAATCTCTGTGACTGAAATTCATCATGCTGAAGTGATGCTGCTGAAATGGGAGCAGAATGCTAAACTCTCAGAAGTTGCTAAGGCCATCGAGAACAACACTCTCAACTCAAACAGAAGCATGAAAACCTACAAGTACCTTTCTCCATTTATCGACAAGGATGGTCTCATCAGAGTTGGTGGTCGTCTCTCTCAATCGGACGAGTCCTATGACACCCGTCACCCCATTCTGCTGCCAAAGGGGGAGCTTGCCCGACTGATCACCACTCATGAACATCGAAAAAATCTCCATGCAGGCCCTCAACTACTTCTGTCGATCTTAAGACAGCGTTTCTGGCCATTGGGAGCACGTAACTTGACTCGTCAAGTTGTGCATAATTGTGTCCGATGCATTCGCTGCAAGCCACGCCTTCAACAACAGTTCATGGGTGATCTACCTCAAGAACGAGTAATTGCAACTTCTCCTTTTCACAACACGGGCGTTGATTTCTGTGGTCCAATGTGGGTTAGACCAGACCTCAAACGCGGAGGAACTCCACGAAAAGCTTATGTGGCTGTTTTTATTTGCCTCTCTACAAAAGCTGTTCATCTCGAGCTTGTCAGTAATCTGAGCTGTGAAGCTTTCATCGCAGCTCTTCGTAGATTCGCTGCAAGACGGTCAGCTCCTCTTCATGTCTTTAGTGACAACGCCACAAACTTCACTTCAGCTGACAAGGAACTGCAGTCACTCTTAGACTCTCAAGTTTGCCAGGATGAGCTCTCATCAACAGCCACTTCTATGGGAATCACATGGCATTTCCAACCACCACGCTCTCCTCATCACGGTGGTCTTTGGGAATCAGCCGTAAAGTCGCTGAAACACCATCTACTTCGAACCATTGGTGACAGATGCTTTACATACGAGGATCTCTACACGATTTTGACTCAAGTGGAGAGCATTCTCAACAGTAGGCCACTTACAGCACTCAGTGATGATCCATCAGAGCCTTCCTGCCTCACTCCTGGACACTTTCTGGTAGGCAAACCTCTAAACGCAGTCCCGAGCCCTAGCCTTCAAGAAATTCCACTCAATCGCCTCGATCACTGGCAGCTGTGTCAGCAGATAATTCAGAAGTTTTCACATCGTTGGAGACTTGAATACCTCACTGAGCTCCAAAGAAGGACAAAGTGGTTTTCACCTCAACCAAATTTGAAAATTGGAGATTTGGTGATTATTCACGAGGACAATGCACCATCTCATCAGTGGCCCCTTGGAATAATTCATCAGCTCCATCCCGGCAAGGACTCCAAGGTACGTGTCGTGACAGTCCGCACTCCTAAAGGGCTGTACAAAAGATCCATAGCAAAGATTTGCCGACTACCATCGCCTGAGGATGATCAACTCTCCACAACACAGAAGGACCCTTCGGGCCTTCAAGGGGGAGCATGTAACGGCTGA